One Actinomyces respiraculi DNA window includes the following coding sequences:
- a CDS encoding phosphatase PAP2 family protein, whose protein sequence is MTTSGVTLERRGARRPERVRAGLLAAACAVGVLLLWYALVYTRTGQFMEDAALTGSLIGERFIDTHARALLSTVSMPAAVALVLLILVLGLWRGSRRRAVWAVVTVVAINASTQLLKHHVLARPDYGLSTRWDGANTLPSGHTAVAASAAVALVLVVGPSLRGVAAWGGALLTAAMGYSTLVCQWHRPADVISAVLLATAWGALAVACGIWQDGSDDAWAVGPTARGPGVVSLGVLGALAGTVGLLLEAATWWAVVTGSEVPGRADTFIAYAAGSVGTVAVSCSCLALLAGLAPVRPR, encoded by the coding sequence GTGACAACCAGCGGCGTGACCCTTGAGCGACGAGGTGCCCGACGGCCCGAGCGCGTCCGGGCCGGGCTGCTGGCTGCCGCCTGCGCCGTGGGCGTCCTCCTGCTGTGGTATGCCCTCGTCTACACGCGCACCGGCCAGTTCATGGAGGACGCGGCCCTGACCGGCTCGCTCATCGGTGAGCGCTTTATTGACACCCACGCGCGGGCGCTGCTGTCCACCGTGTCCATGCCCGCCGCCGTCGCCCTCGTGCTCCTCATCCTCGTCCTGGGGCTCTGGCGCGGCAGTCGGCGCCGGGCCGTGTGGGCCGTCGTCACGGTGGTGGCCATCAACGCCTCCACCCAGCTGCTCAAGCACCATGTGCTCGCCCGCCCCGACTACGGCCTGTCCACGCGCTGGGACGGTGCCAACACGCTGCCCTCGGGGCACACCGCGGTGGCGGCCTCCGCGGCCGTGGCGCTCGTGCTCGTCGTCGGCCCCTCCCTCAGGGGGGTGGCGGCCTGGGGCGGGGCCCTGCTCACTGCCGCGATGGGCTACTCGACGCTCGTGTGCCAGTGGCACCGTCCGGCGGATGTCATCAGCGCCGTCCTGCTCGCCACCGCCTGGGGGGCGCTGGCCGTCGCCTGCGGCATCTGGCAGGACGGGTCCGACGACGCCTGGGCGGTGGGGCCGACGGCGCGGGGCCCGGGGGTTGTGTCGCTGGGCGTGCTCGGCGCCCTGGCCGGGACGGTCGGCCTTCTGCTTGAGGCGGCGACCTGGTGGGCGGTCGTGACCGGCAGTGAGGTTCCGGGGCGCGCCGACACCTTCATCGCCTATGCGGCCGGCTCTGTCGGCACGGTGGCTG
- a CDS encoding DUF7059 domain-containing protein — translation MTSHPAPTVTPEQATTLRKDLEATGWGVDAVHHLIGDLADAALRREIRLPAVRAIARVLDEDRAVGATPTPTAVLTALFMLGQSVTTAELDTALRRTRTRGALEIGLVEPAPAGGDGSPRVRARCDLRPHEASGLSDGDPDVRWWVASDLGELETGRALASDHVLGIGGAGLTLASLTPRTRVGTALDLGCGCGIQTLYLLCHAERVVATDISERALAYTAFNTALAGIGPDRLELRQGSLLEPVAGRRFDLIVSNPPFVLTPPAVREAGLPLMEYRDAGRPVLPELVPALGEHLEVGASAVMLGNWEHHEWQDWREHVSTWLPSGTDAWVIERETQDPVEYATMWLRDGGTTPERDPAGFDAALAAWIDDFAERSVEAVGFGYLILHRPDPDSDGVEREPWRVLEEVGTRPAGPLGAHLARSVVVRSGLAAMDDDDVADLHPVVAADVTEERHLTPGQSEPTVILIRQGGGFGRAVQAGTALAALVSVADGELSIAQIASAVAALTGGDAQALRAEMVDATRALAADGFLEL, via the coding sequence ATGACCTCGCATCCCGCCCCCACCGTTACCCCCGAGCAGGCCACCACCCTGCGCAAGGACCTCGAGGCCACCGGCTGGGGCGTCGACGCCGTCCACCACCTCATCGGCGACCTCGCTGACGCCGCCCTGCGCCGCGAGATCCGGCTGCCCGCCGTGCGCGCCATCGCCCGTGTTCTCGACGAGGATCGCGCCGTCGGCGCCACCCCCACCCCCACGGCCGTCCTCACCGCCCTGTTCATGCTCGGCCAGAGCGTCACCACCGCCGAGCTCGACACCGCCCTGCGCCGCACCCGCACCCGCGGCGCCCTCGAGATCGGTCTGGTTGAGCCCGCCCCCGCCGGCGGTGACGGCTCACCGCGCGTGCGCGCCCGGTGCGACTTGCGCCCCCACGAGGCCTCCGGCCTGTCCGACGGCGACCCTGACGTGCGCTGGTGGGTCGCCTCCGACCTCGGTGAGCTCGAGACCGGCCGCGCCCTGGCCAGCGACCACGTCCTGGGCATCGGCGGCGCGGGCCTGACCCTGGCCTCCCTCACCCCGCGCACCCGGGTGGGCACCGCCCTCGACCTCGGCTGCGGCTGCGGCATCCAGACCCTCTACCTGCTGTGCCACGCCGAGCGCGTCGTCGCCACCGACATCTCCGAGCGGGCCCTGGCCTACACGGCTTTTAACACTGCTCTCGCCGGTATCGGACCCGATCGCCTCGAGCTGCGCCAGGGCTCCCTCCTTGAGCCTGTCGCCGGGCGTCGCTTCGACCTCATCGTGTCCAACCCGCCCTTCGTCCTGACCCCGCCCGCCGTGCGTGAGGCAGGCCTGCCGCTCATGGAGTACCGCGATGCAGGCCGTCCCGTCCTGCCCGAGCTCGTCCCCGCCCTGGGCGAGCACCTCGAGGTCGGTGCCAGCGCCGTCATGCTCGGCAACTGGGAGCACCACGAGTGGCAGGACTGGCGCGAGCACGTGAGCACCTGGCTGCCCTCGGGCACCGACGCCTGGGTCATCGAGCGCGAGACGCAGGACCCCGTCGAGTACGCCACCATGTGGCTGCGCGACGGCGGCACCACCCCCGAGCGGGACCCCGCCGGCTTCGACGCCGCCCTGGCCGCCTGGATCGACGACTTCGCCGAGCGCAGCGTCGAGGCCGTCGGCTTCGGCTACCTCATCCTGCACCGACCCGACCCCGACTCCGACGGCGTCGAGCGTGAGCCCTGGCGCGTCCTGGAGGAGGTCGGCACCCGGCCCGCCGGCCCCCTCGGGGCCCACCTGGCCCGCAGCGTCGTCGTGCGCTCCGGCCTGGCCGCCATGGATGACGACGACGTCGCCGACCTCCACCCCGTCGTCGCCGCCGACGTCACCGAGGAGCGCCACCTCACTCCGGGCCAGAGCGAACCCACCGTCATCCTCATCCGCCAGGGCGGCGGCTTCGGGCGGGCCGTGCAGGCCGGGACCGCGCTCGCGGCCCTGGTCTCCGTGGCCGACGGCGAGCTGAGCATCGCCCAGATCGCCTCCGCCGTGGCCGCCCTCACCGGGGGCGACGCCCAGGCCCTGCGGGCCGAGATGGTCGACGCCACCCGCGCACTGGCCGCAGACGGGTTCCTCGAGCTCTGA
- a CDS encoding PH domain-containing protein, with protein MALSKKLLSRDEVVVRHMHTHIKVLLWRILLQILLLAAAIVGSVLAPDSWQPWGWIVIWTIVVVVAIPLFIAPWLRWSTTTYTVTSKRVITRSGIINKVGHDLPLSRISDVQQERTLTDRIFGAGTLRLQTSSDDPLILADVPQAEIVQVEISNLLFHDIQGAIDADPTD; from the coding sequence ATGGCACTGTCCAAGAAGCTCCTCAGCCGCGACGAGGTCGTCGTCCGCCACATGCACACCCACATCAAGGTCCTGCTGTGGCGCATCCTTCTCCAGATCCTCCTGCTCGCCGCCGCCATCGTCGGCTCCGTCCTCGCCCCGGACAGCTGGCAGCCCTGGGGGTGGATCGTCATCTGGACGATTGTCGTCGTCGTCGCGATTCCGCTGTTCATCGCCCCGTGGCTGCGCTGGTCGACGACCACCTACACCGTCACCTCCAAGCGCGTCATCACCCGCTCGGGCATCATCAACAAGGTCGGTCACGACCTGCCGCTCTCGCGCATCAGCGACGTCCAGCAGGAGCGCACCCTCACCGACCGCATCTTCGGCGCCGGGACCCTGCGCCTGCAGACCAGCTCCGACGACCCGCTGATCCTCGCCGACGTGCCCCAGGCGGAGATCGTCCAGGTCGAGATCTCCAACCTCCTCTTCCACGACATCCAGGGCGCCATCGACGCCGACCCCACCGACTGA
- a CDS encoding TadA family conjugal transfer-associated ATPase: protein MSPTDRLDLRAAGAPADTELERVRSALARGTDLATALDTQARPARGADGLAALGERVRADVEGAGPVLQPLLETDGVTDVLVGGGHTWIDRGHGLEPVPAAALPEAQARALAVRLAASAGRRLDDASPVVDATLADGTRLNAVLPPLSDDGTLICLRTRRRRAFTLDELVAVGTVASPLAPVLAALVSERASCLVTGATGTGKTTLLAALLGLVAPTERIVCVEEASELCPDHPHVIHLQERGANVQGVGAVPMTALVRTALRMRPDRIVLGECRGPEVREVLAALNTGHEGGWATLHANSPADVPARLTALGALAGLDEAAVAAQTASALHAVVHLRRLRTGGGDRRVVERIGVLSRDREGRLHCDDALLRRSDGTLHAGPGVQRLAALVPDGVLASGVFPDRVPPDGVLHGGARGARW from the coding sequence ATGAGCCCCACCGACCGGCTGGACCTCCGGGCCGCAGGCGCCCCGGCCGACACCGAGCTCGAGCGTGTGCGCTCCGCCCTCGCCCGCGGCACCGACCTCGCCACCGCCCTCGACACCCAGGCCCGCCCGGCCCGGGGAGCCGACGGCCTGGCGGCCCTGGGAGAGCGGGTACGCGCCGACGTCGAGGGTGCCGGGCCCGTCCTGCAGCCCCTGCTCGAGACCGACGGCGTCACCGACGTCCTCGTCGGCGGCGGGCACACGTGGATCGACCGCGGCCACGGGCTCGAACCGGTCCCCGCAGCCGCCCTGCCCGAGGCGCAGGCGCGCGCCCTGGCCGTGCGCCTGGCCGCCTCCGCCGGACGCCGCCTGGACGACGCCAGCCCCGTCGTCGACGCCACGCTCGCCGACGGCACCCGCCTCAACGCCGTCCTTCCTCCCCTCAGCGACGACGGCACCCTCATCTGCCTGCGCACCAGGCGACGGCGGGCCTTCACTCTCGATGAGCTCGTTGCCGTCGGCACCGTCGCCTCCCCCCTCGCGCCCGTGCTCGCAGCCCTCGTGTCCGAGCGCGCCTCCTGCCTCGTCACCGGCGCGACCGGCACCGGCAAGACGACCCTCCTGGCGGCCCTCCTCGGGCTCGTGGCCCCCACCGAGCGGATCGTGTGCGTCGAGGAGGCCAGCGAGCTGTGTCCCGACCACCCGCATGTCATCCACCTGCAGGAGCGCGGGGCCAACGTCCAGGGTGTTGGCGCTGTGCCCATGACCGCCCTCGTGCGCACCGCCCTGCGCATGCGCCCCGACCGCATCGTCCTGGGTGAGTGCCGCGGGCCTGAGGTGCGCGAGGTCCTGGCCGCCCTCAACACCGGGCACGAGGGCGGCTGGGCCACCCTGCACGCCAACTCTCCGGCGGACGTGCCCGCCAGGCTCACCGCCCTGGGGGCGCTCGCGGGCCTGGATGAGGCGGCGGTGGCCGCCCAGACGGCCAGCGCCCTGCACGCCGTGGTCCACCTGCGCAGACTGCGCACCGGCGGCGGGGACAGGCGCGTCGTCGAGCGCATCGGTGTGCTCTCGCGCGACCGTGAGGGCCGCCTTCACTGCGACGACGCCCTGCTGCGACGCTCCGACGGGACGCTTCATGCCGGTCCCGGGGTGCAGCGGCTGGCGGCGCTCGTGCCCGATGGGGTGCTGGCGAGCGGGGTGTTCCCGGACAGGGTTCCGCCGGACGGGGTTCTGCACGGCGGGGCGAGGGGGGCCCGATGGTGA
- a CDS encoding cellulose synthase operon protein YhjQ/BcsQ, whose amino-acid sequence MSSTRSRILAVTGALGGCGATTLTLLLARALAAQDWRVAVVDADPAGGLGLHLGDGLGPGLVWGDLPADETAFRSARLTRALPAWRGCRILTGDDRGGPEGPGRLSPILDALAREQDLVLIDLPRTWTPPPGAETLVLTGQDLRSAVAARIRAARMPSSTPALVVRQVGEDLCEAELATFTGCTVLGHLPEDRSVRQRAALGDDVTSSRGASRRAARLLAERLCDRPEPAPVPKPAERPPSWAPQWLPLGVALPQGIG is encoded by the coding sequence GTGAGCAGCACCAGGTCCCGGATCCTCGCCGTCACCGGCGCCCTCGGCGGCTGCGGCGCCACCACCCTCACCCTCCTGCTTGCCCGGGCCCTGGCCGCCCAGGACTGGCGCGTCGCCGTCGTGGACGCCGACCCCGCCGGAGGTCTCGGCCTGCACCTCGGTGACGGCCTCGGCCCCGGACTCGTGTGGGGCGACCTGCCCGCCGACGAGACCGCCTTCCGTTCCGCCCGCCTCACCCGGGCCCTGCCGGCCTGGCGTGGCTGCCGCATCCTCACCGGTGACGACCGGGGCGGGCCCGAGGGCCCCGGACGACTCTCACCCATCCTCGACGCCCTCGCCCGTGAGCAGGACCTCGTCCTCATCGACCTGCCCCGCACATGGACCCCGCCACCCGGGGCCGAGACCCTGGTGCTCACCGGCCAGGACCTGCGCTCCGCCGTCGCCGCCCGAATCCGTGCCGCCCGGATGCCCTCGAGCACCCCCGCACTCGTGGTGCGCCAGGTCGGGGAGGACCTGTGCGAGGCCGAGCTCGCCACCTTCACCGGCTGCACCGTGCTCGGCCACCTCCCGGAGGACCGGAGCGTGCGCCAGCGCGCGGCCCTGGGCGACGACGTCACCTCCAGCCGGGGCGCCTCACGTCGCGCCGCCCGACTCCTCGCCGAGCGCCTGTGCGACCGGCCAGAGCCCGCCCCGGTTCCCAAGCCCGCCGAGCGCCCACCCAGCTGGGCGCCGCAGTGGCTGCCCCTGGGCGTCGCGCTCCCGCAGGGGATCGGATGA